The Formosa sp. Hel1_33_131 genome window below encodes:
- a CDS encoding CPBP family intramembrane glutamic endopeptidase produces the protein MKLSFKILTLCLLLPFLSVLSVLLSVHFGNENIKTTNLLSYFGVIISHIIVFYIAFKINIFKLESNKISFNEILFSLGISVVLFFSYYSEFHLFKPLEKPTFDFSRLIYVLFAVPIIEEIFNKKIVFKNLLQLKLKPYLAILLSASYFAISHLPDIYITHFVFGLVTTFIYFRNKNLIQTILIHSFYNMSIIVFNLI, from the coding sequence ATGAAATTGTCTTTTAAAATATTGACACTATGCTTACTACTTCCATTTCTAAGTGTTTTGAGTGTCCTTTTAAGTGTTCATTTTGGCAATGAAAACATAAAAACAACAAATTTATTATCTTATTTCGGGGTTATAATTTCTCATATTATTGTGTTCTATATAGCTTTTAAAATAAATATTTTTAAATTAGAAAGTAACAAAATCAGTTTCAATGAAATCCTTTTTTCCCTTGGTATAAGTGTAGTGTTGTTTTTTAGTTACTATTCAGAATTTCATCTTTTTAAACCATTAGAAAAACCAACCTTTGATTTTTCAAGGCTTATTTATGTTTTATTTGCGGTTCCAATTATAGAAGAGATTTTTAATAAAAAAATTGTCTTTAAAAACCTTTTGCAACTTAAGTTAAAGCCATATTTGGCTATTTTACTGTCAGCATCATATTTTGCTATATCTCATCTACCTGATATTTATATTACCCATTTTGTGTTTGGATTGGTAACTACTTTTATTTATTTCAGAAATAAAAATTTAATTCAGACGATTCTAATTCACTCATTTTATAATATGTCGATAATTGTGTTTAATTTAATTTAA
- a CDS encoding HTH domain-containing protein, which yields MKIYTHIERIKCLHSLIQREATGTPLQLAEKLNVSVATVYRLIAELRDRGAPILYCKHSQCYIYTEAGYNFEI from the coding sequence ATGAAAATATACACGCACATAGAAAGAATAAAATGCCTTCATTCATTGATCCAAAGGGAAGCAACTGGTACGCCTTTACAATTAGCTGAAAAATTGAATGTTTCTGTTGCCACTGTTTACAGGCTGATCGCTGAATTAAGAGATCGGGGCGCACCCATCCTATATTGTAAACATTCTCAGTGTTATATATATACAGAGGCAGGTTACAATTTTGAGATTTAA
- a CDS encoding tetratricopeptide repeat protein — translation MNKLTLIILSFIFMQCEGQKDSHTETAKEKELRQEGLIEKYVYNCAEKFNYNYQMQEWQNCLDEGIKVDSTVAYFWQQKAMPYFKARKYEVGMAYLDKAVFYKPERWLSYRAFIKCIFSKQYKEALKDFELCVQMDGYSYVQDHTYQFHIALCYLQLNEYKKAEAIFKTDIIAQEKQWGEAHFLDIFYYGISMYEQGMWEDAIFQFDKSLEQYPNFSDAKYYKAICLMRLEKYKESKTTMEAAKRDAQLGNTINEANEIYEPYPYQVRW, via the coding sequence ATGAATAAATTAACACTAATTATCCTGTCCTTTATTTTTATGCAATGTGAAGGGCAAAAGGATTCTCATACTGAAACCGCAAAAGAAAAAGAATTACGACAAGAAGGACTCATTGAAAAATATGTTTACAATTGTGCTGAAAAATTCAACTATAATTATCAGATGCAGGAGTGGCAAAATTGCTTAGATGAGGGAATCAAAGTCGATAGTACTGTCGCTTATTTTTGGCAGCAAAAAGCAATGCCTTATTTTAAAGCAAGAAAGTATGAAGTTGGTATGGCATATTTAGATAAAGCCGTTTTTTATAAGCCAGAACGCTGGTTAAGCTATAGAGCATTTATCAAGTGTATTTTTTCTAAACAGTATAAAGAAGCTCTTAAAGATTTTGAGTTATGTGTTCAAATGGATGGCTATAGCTATGTGCAGGATCACACCTATCAATTTCATATTGCACTGTGCTATTTACAGTTAAATGAATACAAAAAGGCAGAAGCTATTTTTAAAACGGACATTATAGCGCAAGAAAAACAATGGGGAGAGGCGCATTTTTTAGATATTTTCTATTATGGTATAAGTATGTATGAACAAGGGATGTGGGAGGACGCTATATTTCAGTTTGATAAATCCCTTGAACAGTACCCTAATTTTTCCGATGCGAAATATTATAAAGCAATTTGCTTGATGCGTTTGGAAAAATATAAAGAATCAAAAACAACTATGGAAGCGGCTAAACGCGATGCTCAACTGGGCAATACTATAAATGAAGCCAACGAAATTTATGAACCCTATCCTTATCAAGTACGATGGTGA
- a CDS encoding autotransporter domain-containing protein has protein sequence MNTYKRLIIGSLILFSNISFSQTQGTSEINVSLGVATFEDFRVALDDVVSSIVTTVISGQELTYSDGGRLTGYTAHYGYAVKDRWMLGASLAYQTVNRKLFLDNKESGKSSSAVYSFGIETNYRYISNPIFQMYSGLGAGYAFGKSSFTLEDANLEFKDKNKTDYKINYFTFHVTALGFRVGKKLAAFAEIGFGYKGILNGGISYQF, from the coding sequence ATGAATACCTACAAAAGATTAATTATTGGTTCTCTTATCTTATTTTCAAACATATCATTTTCGCAAACTCAAGGAACATCCGAAATTAATGTGAGTTTGGGGGTCGCAACTTTTGAGGACTTTAGAGTTGCACTTGACGATGTTGTATCCTCGATAGTGACGACTGTAATTTCTGGACAAGAATTAACTTACTCCGATGGAGGTAGATTAACAGGATATACGGCTCACTATGGTTACGCAGTAAAGGATCGATGGATGTTAGGAGCCTCATTAGCATACCAAACCGTAAATCGAAAGTTATTTTTAGACAATAAAGAATCAGGGAAAAGTTCAAGTGCAGTCTATTCTTTTGGGATCGAAACAAATTACCGCTACATTTCAAATCCAATATTTCAAATGTATTCTGGTTTAGGTGCAGGCTATGCTTTTGGGAAATCATCATTTACCTTAGAAGACGCTAATTTGGAGTTTAAAGATAAGAACAAGACTGATTATAAAATTAATTATTTTACATTTCATGTGACAGCGCTTGGTTTTCGAGTAGGAAAGAAATTAGCGGCCTTCGCAGAAATCGGGTTTGGTTATAAAGGGATCTTAAATGGGGGAATTTCTTATCAATTTTAG